One stretch of Vicia villosa cultivar HV-30 ecotype Madison, WI unplaced genomic scaffold, Vvil1.0 ctg.000238F_1_1_3, whole genome shotgun sequence DNA includes these proteins:
- the LOC131625802 gene encoding non-specific lipid-transfer protein 1-like, with protein MAGKKCISVSIFLMVLGMLLTPLLARQIDDIACPEALLSLLPCLPFLQGTGPPTPPGNCCTGLSNLNQKANTPQIRKDVCNCLKPAASRFGVKADRSKQLPQLCNINLSVPFDPSVDCNSVQ; from the exons ATGGCAGGAAAGAAATGTATTTCTGTTTCAATATTTTTGATGGTTTTAGGTATGCTATTAACACCATTACTTGCACGCCAAATCGATGACATAGCATGCCCTGAAGCTCTTTTGTCATTGTTGCCATGTCTTCCATTTTTGCAAGGAACTGGTCCTCCTACACCACCTGGTAACTGTTGTACTGGTTTAAGTAATCTGAACCAAAAGGCTAACACCCCTCAGATTCGAAAAGATGTTTGCAATTGTCTCAAACCTGCTGCTTCAAGATTTGGAGTTAAAGCTGATAGATCAAAACAACTGCCGCAACTTTGTAACATTAACCTTTCTGTTCCTTTTGATCCTAGCGTCGATTGCAACTC GGTCCAGTGA